A window from Thermodesulfobacteriota bacterium encodes these proteins:
- a CDS encoding OmpA family protein has product MKDSERVPPIIVVKKKKGHGGHHGGAWKVAYADFVTAMMALFIVLWIMSQNQQIREAVAAYFREPGVFTSQKKAGILTGEPLLFPKNPPITADPQEKELEKLREQGKKIGEIVASYPEFKKFRDKVEIKVTEEGMRIELIETSEGLFFDVGSAKVKKETEELLKMIAAELGKLDNEIIIEGHTDARPYITVGYSNWELSVDRANAARKILEENGLKKNQVIMVKGLADRALKNPDKPFDFSNRRVAIIVTTSKGKAEPKKEKSSIGVKLQEFK; this is encoded by the coding sequence GTGAAGGATAGCGAAAGGGTACCCCCTATAATCGTTGTCAAAAAGAAAAAAGGTCACGGAGGGCATCACGGTGGAGCTTGGAAGGTTGCGTACGCAGACTTTGTGACAGCGATGATGGCGCTATTTATAGTCCTTTGGATAATGAGCCAGAATCAACAGATAAGAGAGGCAGTTGCAGCTTACTTTCGCGAGCCAGGTGTTTTCACTTCCCAAAAAAAAGCTGGGATTTTAACCGGTGAACCACTGCTCTTTCCCAAAAACCCTCCAATTACTGCTGACCCACAAGAAAAGGAATTAGAGAAACTGAGGGAGCAAGGGAAAAAAATCGGCGAGATTGTTGCTTCATACCCAGAATTCAAAAAATTCCGAGACAAAGTTGAGATCAAAGTGACCGAGGAGGGGATGCGGATAGAGTTAATTGAGACATCGGAAGGTCTTTTCTTCGATGTAGGAAGTGCAAAAGTAAAAAAGGAGACAGAAGAGCTACTCAAAATGATCGCGGCTGAGCTCGGTAAACTCGACAATGAGATCATTATTGAGGGACATACCGATGCGAGACCGTATATAACCGTCGGCTACTCAAACTGGGAACTAAGTGTAGACAGGGCCAATGCGGCAAGAAAGATCCTCGAAGAGAATGGACTTAAGAAAAACCAAGTAATAATGGTAAAAGGTCTTGCAGACAGGGCCCTAAAAAATCCTGATAAACCGTTCGATTTCTCCAACAGGAGAGTGGCAATTATAGTTACCACTTCGAAGGGGAAAGCGGAGCCTAAGAAGGAAAAATCTTCAATCGGCGTTAAGCTTCAAGAATTCAAGTGA
- a CDS encoding TonB-dependent receptor — MLIFALLVIGALSLSFFSPSNAEMLIEKKLEEIVVTATKIEKPLDRIPARVDVITRERIDETPYIKIDDILRTIAHVNVVRTLGIYTLVPTVTLRGLSDEQARTLVLLDGIPLNKADTGNVNFNRINVEEIERVEIFKGPASSIYGNNAMGGVIHIITKKPDKPFYGFIQGFSGSFGTYGGDLLLSGKKKKVFYRITARNLNSDGYISVPPYRRTADTVKRFAIENAGTLLVGYEPTDENTLTFRAETYDDKRGEGRKIRHVRGIHRDFDTTSYAINYKGQIQNFTIRGNAFYTNENYRRVSETIRRGSYVRFDVDSERIDSGIDLSFSFGVGKSSTLTVGGDLRNGSVDGKDIYITSPDLTLNKGKIRLVGTWVQHEVPFSEGKLNFLMGIRYDHAHFYDGEFFSTLSEFKAYSGKIRSNTWDAISPRFSVKYHFHPALSGYFSYGRGFRASILDDLCRTGIMWGLYKEANPDLKPEKIDTYEIGFDWRSNEKFKLSGSLYYSLGKDFLYYVPTGRVLSGRALYRRENVGEVESKGLEASSSYNPHKNLSFSLNYTLSYAEIKEFKKRPDMEGKELTRTPRYQIKGNITYLGGPLAISLLPAYKSYQWIYTNEITQTMKRLGGYFVLDARVWKNFGKTVQASVDFMNIFDKKYMESADERSPGFTVIGRLKYSF; from the coding sequence ATGCTCATTTTTGCACTTTTGGTTATTGGTGCCCTTTCTCTTTCTTTTTTTAGTCCTTCAAACGCCGAGATGCTTATTGAGAAAAAACTCGAAGAGATAGTCGTCACCGCAACAAAAATCGAGAAACCGTTGGATCGTATTCCAGCTCGTGTGGATGTCATAACTAGAGAAAGAATAGATGAAACACCATACATTAAGATCGACGATATCTTAAGGACGATCGCTCATGTAAACGTTGTAAGAACACTGGGTATATACACGCTCGTTCCAACAGTCACACTGAGAGGCCTCTCCGACGAGCAGGCAAGAACTCTTGTACTTCTTGACGGTATTCCTTTAAACAAGGCGGATACTGGCAACGTAAATTTTAACAGGATAAACGTGGAGGAGATAGAAAGAGTAGAGATTTTTAAAGGACCTGCATCATCAATCTACGGAAACAATGCGATGGGCGGTGTTATACATATAATCACAAAAAAACCTGATAAACCCTTTTATGGTTTCATCCAGGGGTTTTCCGGCTCTTTCGGAACGTACGGCGGAGACCTTCTCCTCTCGGGAAAGAAAAAAAAGGTTTTTTACAGAATTACGGCAAGGAATCTAAATAGCGATGGGTATATATCAGTTCCTCCGTATAGGAGGACAGCCGATACCGTAAAAAGATTTGCCATTGAGAATGCTGGAACACTCCTTGTCGGATACGAGCCTACCGACGAAAACACATTGACCTTTCGCGCGGAAACTTATGACGATAAAAGGGGTGAAGGCAGAAAGATAAGGCATGTGAGAGGCATCCACAGGGACTTTGATACAACCTCATACGCAATAAACTACAAAGGACAGATCCAAAATTTCACGATAAGAGGAAACGCATTCTATACAAACGAAAATTATAGGAGAGTAAGTGAGACGATAAGGCGTGGCAGTTACGTAAGATTTGATGTGGACTCTGAAAGAATCGATAGTGGAATCGATCTTTCTTTTTCATTTGGAGTAGGAAAATCCTCGACCCTAACAGTTGGTGGTGATCTGCGAAATGGGAGCGTTGATGGAAAGGATATATATATTACATCGCCGGATCTGACGTTAAATAAAGGAAAGATAAGACTCGTAGGGACCTGGGTTCAGCACGAAGTACCATTTTCGGAGGGAAAACTAAACTTCCTTATGGGCATAAGGTACGACCATGCGCACTTTTACGATGGCGAATTCTTCTCCACCCTTTCTGAATTTAAAGCATATAGTGGAAAGATACGATCAAACACATGGGATGCTATCTCGCCGAGGTTCTCCGTAAAGTACCACTTCCATCCAGCTTTGAGTGGTTACTTTTCATATGGAAGAGGTTTTCGCGCATCCATCTTAGACGATCTTTGCAGGACCGGTATCATGTGGGGACTCTACAAGGAGGCAAACCCAGACCTCAAGCCAGAAAAAATTGACACGTACGAAATAGGTTTCGACTGGAGATCCAACGAAAAATTTAAACTATCAGGTAGTCTTTATTACTCACTGGGCAAGGACTTTCTCTACTATGTTCCAACAGGTAGGGTTCTTTCTGGCAGGGCCCTCTACCGGAGGGAGAACGTAGGAGAAGTAGAATCTAAAGGATTGGAGGCCTCCTCATCGTACAACCCACATAAAAACCTATCCTTTTCGTTAAATTACACCCTAAGCTACGCTGAGATAAAAGAATTCAAAAAAAGGCCCGACATGGAGGGGAAGGAACTTACGAGAACCCCAAGATATCAGATAAAAGGGAATATAACCTATTTGGGCGGACCTTTAGCTATAAGCCTACTTCCAGCGTATAAATCCTACCAGTGGATCTATACAAACGAAATAACTCAAACTATGAAAAGACTCGGCGGATACTTCGTTCTAGATGCCAGGGTCTGGAAGAATTTCGGAAAAACTGTGCAGGCATCCGTCGATTTCATGAACATCTTCGACAAAAAGTACATGGAATCGGCAGATGAAAGAAGCCCGGGATTCACTGTAATTGGAAGGTTAAAATACTCTTTTTAG
- a CDS encoding HD domain-containing protein, which produces MNEKGKYRVAVFSGKLSVKTRLAGGDLSKFHFSVSEKPNEFLLIVKTIRPEVILLDETALAYSPGNLLGKGIDEKEMPFSILFLYLDPEKVSCTKWMDYISDFVRMDELLLPVFEKKLLLHAESQRLKSKVMELETLLIKNRSFVRDLEELILTILDLKVPGIKDRAYAARDLAYFLSEKIDLNEQEKEELTLAALLHEVGKIELPDQILHKGQEATSLEVIRQYRSHALIGRKILSCLKDFQNVSLLVGEQYERFDGEGFPEGLRGNQMSKKALILQAIVFYEEVLAKELEKDAILEYIYFASGKVLDPSIACYLAEYVMEKEVVTDSRISKTPIYELKPGMVIAEDLYSVNGTKILSKGSRITEHVLEIIERRKNVDPVVGSVYVYK; this is translated from the coding sequence ATGAACGAGAAAGGAAAATACAGGGTTGCTGTATTCAGCGGAAAGCTTAGCGTAAAAACGAGGCTTGCCGGAGGGGATTTATCCAAATTTCATTTCTCTGTGTCTGAAAAACCAAACGAATTTCTTCTTATAGTTAAGACCATAAGACCTGAAGTTATCTTGCTTGATGAAACTGCGCTTGCTTATTCGCCAGGAAACCTTTTGGGTAAGGGAATCGATGAAAAAGAGATGCCCTTTTCTATCCTTTTTCTCTATTTGGACCCAGAAAAGGTATCATGCACAAAGTGGATGGACTATATATCGGATTTTGTGCGTATGGATGAATTATTGTTACCCGTTTTTGAGAAAAAATTGCTCCTTCATGCTGAAAGCCAGAGACTTAAATCGAAGGTTATGGAACTTGAAACGCTCCTTATAAAGAACAGAAGCTTTGTGCGGGACCTCGAGGAACTCATCCTCACCATCCTTGATCTAAAGGTACCGGGAATAAAGGATAGGGCCTATGCCGCCAGAGATCTAGCCTACTTTCTATCAGAAAAAATCGATCTCAATGAGCAGGAAAAGGAGGAACTGACATTAGCAGCTTTACTACATGAAGTCGGAAAGATTGAACTGCCTGACCAAATTCTACATAAAGGCCAGGAGGCAACTTCTCTTGAGGTAATACGGCAATATAGGTCACATGCCCTGATAGGTAGGAAGATTTTATCATGCCTTAAGGACTTCCAAAATGTTTCACTTCTTGTTGGAGAACAGTACGAGAGGTTCGATGGGGAGGGTTTTCCCGAAGGCCTAAGGGGTAATCAGATGTCGAAAAAAGCCTTAATCCTTCAGGCCATAGTATTTTACGAGGAAGTTTTAGCAAAAGAGTTAGAAAAGGATGCCATTTTAGAATACATTTACTTCGCCTCCGGAAAAGTCCTAGATCCTTCCATCGCATGTTATCTCGCAGAATACGTAATGGAAAAAGAGGTAGTGACGGATTCTAGGATCTCAAAGACCCCTATTTATGAGCTGAAACCCGGAATGGTAATAGCGGAGGATTTGTATTCAGTGAACGGGACAAAGATTCTTTCAAAAGGATCAAGGATAACGGAGCATGTATTGGAAATCATAGAAAGGAGAAAAAACGTCGACCCAGTTGTCGGATCGGTTTACGTGTATAAGTAA
- a CDS encoding PilZ domain-containing protein, which yields MLGPGRPVKIVYDVDIIREEIYVRNSFTHEIEGNSILVFQTDPPFTPKDIGKFVIVTYLEKKEKDHPRFGFTGQLREIRKSVKFENGATADLILIEKLSDPFPYNLRRYVRVQIPSYVNIRFYLNGEMIPLIDLSVGGASFVYNKIPGFSEGEVLKARIVTPVRSIDLETKILRIEDRDFGRQKVFHISSEFVNTPAHVKNTLTTILFEVEKALRSYPERSNE from the coding sequence ATGCTTGGTCCAGGAAGACCTGTCAAAATCGTATATGACGTAGACATAATAAGAGAAGAAATTTACGTAAGGAACTCTTTTACGCACGAAATAGAAGGAAACAGTATTTTGGTTTTTCAGACTGATCCTCCCTTCACACCAAAAGACATAGGAAAATTTGTAATTGTCACCTATCTGGAAAAAAAGGAGAAAGATCATCCAAGATTTGGGTTTACTGGCCAATTGAGAGAAATAAGAAAAAGTGTGAAATTCGAAAACGGTGCAACAGCCGATCTCATTCTCATAGAAAAATTGAGCGACCCTTTTCCATACAACCTCCGTAGGTATGTTAGGGTCCAAATTCCTTCCTATGTGAACATAAGATTTTACTTGAACGGTGAAATGATTCCGCTGATAGACCTTTCAGTTGGAGGAGCATCTTTCGTTTATAATAAGATACCTGGCTTTTCGGAGGGAGAGGTCTTAAAGGCCCGTATTGTCACTCCCGTAAGATCGATCGATCTGGAAACGAAGATTTTAAGGATAGAAGATAGAGATTTTGGGAGACAAAAAGTATTCCATATCTCCTCCGAATTTGTAAATACTCCGGCCCATGTAAAGAACACTTTAACCACTATTCTTTTTGAGGTCGAAAAAGCACTAAGATCTTATCCTGAACGTTCCAACGAATGA
- a CDS encoding acyl--CoA ligase, whose protein sequence is MFTIVDLVVKNARLYPQKIAYVEVRPLTKKRKEISWSRFYEDIRRIATYLRQKGIKKGKRVALLGRNSIEWLSVYFGVLASGAWICPLNYRFTDEEIKYCLDTAEPQAFFFDEEYLERIMAMRDSLSTVNTYVSLGKKEVEGVDLLQTVLEKIPPEPLRVELKDEDECALYFTSGTTGTPKAVLHPHRTLMVSALAEAICHEWRPNDIQLMMPPLYHLAIGHLLGGLIVGGTNVLLTELIRPDIVIETISKEKCTLVFLLVPWALDIVKAIEGNEIDLAMYDLKSLRLIHMGAQPIPPALIRRLKTYFPYVAYDTTYGLSEAGGPGITHLGKAPDSKLGSIGKPTILWDVRIVDEEGKDVKIGEVGEIIVKGNGIMKEYYKNREATSQAIKDGWLYTGDLAKVDEDGYIYIVDRKKDVIISGGENIYPAEIESCLHKHPKIFDVAVIGVPDERLGETVAAIIAPKPGERITEDELKAYCEANLPRYKRPRHFFFDEIPRSPSGKIEKPKLRAKYSRLGGLYEEGNRF, encoded by the coding sequence ATGTTCACGATCGTTGATCTCGTCGTGAAAAATGCGAGGCTTTATCCTCAAAAGATAGCCTACGTTGAGGTAAGGCCCTTAACCAAAAAGAGAAAAGAGATAAGCTGGTCCAGATTTTATGAAGACATAAGAAGGATTGCGACTTACTTGAGGCAAAAAGGCATAAAAAAGGGGAAGCGAGTTGCTTTGCTTGGAAGAAACTCAATAGAATGGCTCTCAGTCTATTTCGGAGTCTTGGCATCAGGGGCATGGATCTGTCCGCTAAATTACAGATTCACGGACGAGGAGATAAAGTACTGTTTAGACACTGCCGAGCCCCAAGCATTCTTCTTCGACGAGGAGTATTTAGAGCGAATAATGGCGATGAGGGATTCGCTAAGTACGGTAAATACCTATGTCTCCTTAGGAAAGAAAGAAGTAGAGGGTGTGGATTTACTACAAACTGTACTCGAAAAAATACCTCCAGAACCTTTAAGAGTTGAGCTAAAAGACGAAGACGAATGTGCCCTTTACTTCACGTCGGGTACAACTGGCACCCCGAAGGCAGTCTTACATCCCCACAGGACGCTTATGGTTTCTGCCCTGGCTGAAGCGATATGCCACGAGTGGAGGCCAAACGACATACAACTCATGATGCCCCCCCTTTACCATTTAGCGATAGGTCATTTGCTCGGTGGACTTATTGTGGGAGGTACTAATGTGCTTTTAACAGAGCTTATAAGACCGGACATTGTGATCGAGACGATATCCAAAGAGAAGTGTACACTCGTCTTTCTTTTAGTTCCATGGGCTTTAGACATAGTAAAAGCGATTGAAGGAAATGAGATAGACCTCGCCATGTATGATCTTAAAAGCCTAAGGCTGATCCATATGGGAGCACAACCTATCCCTCCTGCCCTCATAAGAAGACTCAAAACATACTTTCCTTACGTTGCTTACGACACGACTTACGGGTTAAGTGAGGCGGGTGGCCCAGGCATTACCCACCTAGGTAAGGCTCCCGATTCGAAGCTCGGATCCATAGGAAAACCCACCATTCTTTGGGACGTAAGAATAGTGGATGAAGAAGGAAAGGATGTAAAGATTGGGGAAGTAGGGGAAATAATCGTAAAAGGGAATGGCATAATGAAGGAGTACTATAAAAACCGAGAGGCCACAAGCCAGGCTATAAAGGACGGTTGGCTATACACTGGGGATTTGGCTAAAGTAGACGAGGACGGCTATATCTACATAGTTGATAGGAAAAAAGACGTTATCATTTCTGGAGGAGAAAACATATATCCTGCTGAGATAGAGTCTTGTCTCCATAAGCATCCTAAAATCTTTGATGTGGCAGTTATCGGTGTACCAGACGAAAGGCTCGGTGAAACAGTCGCTGCCATAATAGCTCCAAAACCTGGTGAACGAATAACGGAAGATGAATTGAAAGCATACTGTGAAGCCAATCTGCCAAGGTACAAAAGACCACGCCATTTCTTTTTCGATGAAATTCCCCGAAGCCCCTCTGGGAAAATAGAAAAACCGAAGCTTAGAGCCAAGTACTCAAGGCTGGGAGGTCTTTATGAAGAGGGAAATAGATTTTGA
- a CDS encoding cobalamin-dependent protein (Presence of a B(12) (cobalamin)-binding domain implies dependence on cobalamin itself, in one of its several forms, or in some unusual lineages, dependence on a cobalamin-like analog.) encodes MDGVTKKRIIMAKMGLDAHDNALRIVSKWLKDSGYEIIYAGLYNSPEKILKMVIEEDADAIGLSFHGGEHLYHTSRLIELLKTHNLTHIKIFVGGIIAPFDVEKLKKMGVSAVFTPGSRKEDILNVIKKSFDEN; translated from the coding sequence ATGGATGGGGTGACAAAAAAGCGGATAATTATGGCAAAGATGGGTTTGGATGCACACGACAATGCCCTAAGGATAGTTTCAAAGTGGTTAAAAGATTCCGGGTACGAAATCATATACGCGGGCCTTTACAACTCTCCGGAAAAAATCCTAAAGATGGTTATCGAGGAAGATGCAGATGCGATTGGGCTTAGCTTTCACGGTGGAGAGCACCTATACCACACTTCAAGACTTATCGAGCTTTTAAAAACCCACAATCTAACGCACATTAAGATCTTCGTAGGAGGGATCATAGCGCCTTTCGATGTAGAAAAGCTAAAAAAAATGGGTGTTAGTGCTGTTTTCACGCCGGGCTCGAGAAAAGAGGATATCCTAAACGTTATAAAAAAGTCATTCGATGAAAACTAA
- a CDS encoding rhodanese-like domain-containing protein, which translates to MKKSLTVFFVVTLLAISFAAFGYDRELAKKFNTMFSMFTPEMIAKRPCQVTTTQLLDMIKKREPFVILDVRTPQEVAIVGVTWRDKLEIPLHEIFKPENLAKLPKDKKIVVICHTGDRAAAAVVALRAIGFEQAFQFRGGIAELAKEVGRSLGASPFEF; encoded by the coding sequence ATGAAAAAATCTCTCACAGTATTTTTTGTTGTAACTCTGCTGGCAATATCTTTTGCGGCCTTCGGCTACGACAGGGAGCTAGCAAAAAAGTTTAACACCATGTTTTCCATGTTCACACCTGAGATGATAGCTAAAAGGCCTTGCCAGGTAACAACCACTCAGCTCCTTGACATGATCAAAAAGAGGGAACCTTTCGTCATACTCGATGTGAGAACACCCCAAGAGGTGGCGATAGTCGGTGTTACCTGGAGGGATAAACTGGAGATACCCTTGCATGAGATTTTCAAACCCGAAAACCTTGCAAAGCTACCAAAGGACAAAAAGATAGTCGTAATCTGCCATACAGGGGATAGGGCTGCTGCTGCGGTTGTGGCTTTAAGGGCAATCGGTTTTGAACAGGCATTTCAGTTTAGAGGCGGAATTGCGGAGCTCGCAAAGGAAGTGGGAAGGAGTCTTGGTGCAAGCCCATTTGAGTTCTAA
- the motA gene encoding flagellar motor stator protein MotA, translating to MLVMFGFIVVLGAVLGGFAEAGGPFPVLLQVGEFIIIGGAALGALLISAPPNLLKKIGRRVVSLIKGNRINKTVYLELLKLLYELFQVIRKDGLIALEAHIERPKESPIFQKYPRFLNDQHIMNFLTDTLRLIIMGGVSAHEIEMIMDQDIEIHHTEGAKPGVILSKIGDSMPGLGIVAAVLGIIITMQAIGGPAEQVGKKVAAALVGTFLGVFMCYGFLQPIATNIEITNEDETRLFEVIKNGIICTAKGFNPLVAIEFARRSISSDFRPTFEEMEAYVKGLQGGQKSEG from the coding sequence ATGCTTGTCATGTTTGGATTTATTGTAGTTCTAGGGGCAGTTTTAGGCGGTTTTGCAGAGGCCGGTGGTCCTTTTCCCGTCCTCTTACAGGTTGGGGAATTCATAATAATTGGCGGAGCTGCCCTCGGCGCACTGCTGATTTCGGCCCCGCCGAATCTTTTAAAAAAAATTGGAAGAAGAGTCGTAAGTCTTATCAAGGGTAATAGGATAAACAAAACGGTGTACCTAGAACTACTTAAGCTCCTATACGAACTCTTCCAAGTCATAAGAAAGGATGGTCTTATCGCTCTGGAGGCGCATATCGAAAGACCTAAAGAGAGTCCAATATTCCAAAAATACCCGAGGTTTCTTAACGACCAGCACATCATGAATTTCTTGACCGACACATTAAGACTTATAATCATGGGAGGTGTTTCTGCACATGAGATAGAAATGATAATGGATCAGGACATAGAGATTCACCATACGGAAGGTGCGAAGCCAGGCGTCATTCTCTCAAAAATAGGAGATTCGATGCCCGGACTCGGAATCGTCGCAGCAGTTTTGGGCATTATAATAACCATGCAGGCAATAGGGGGACCGGCAGAACAAGTAGGGAAGAAGGTTGCAGCAGCTCTAGTAGGAACTTTCTTGGGGGTTTTTATGTGCTATGGCTTTTTGCAACCAATAGCAACCAATATCGAGATAACCAATGAAGATGAGACACGACTATTCGAGGTGATAAAAAATGGAATAATATGCACCGCGAAAGGTTTTAATCCGTTGGTCGCTATAGAGTTCGCAAGACGATCTATTTCTAGTGATTTCAGGCCTACATTTGAGGAGATGGAAGCGTATGTAAAAGGGCTTCAAGGAGGACAGAAAAGTGAAGGATAG
- a CDS encoding TetR/AcrR family transcriptional regulator yields the protein MKRRKFSKKNTNGAQILEILNAASNLFSKKGYVETTIDEIANLAGVTKGGVYYYFDSKADILYRICLSYVEADIKALEEKVGRIQDSEKKLKYIVDLHIGHYAKQKNYAKTLLHESYNLPRKYLADIKAKERRYYEMVLEIVSDLVGEGTKKEVAVALTFSLFAMMNWIYKWYDPKGPLKPEELSAIVFNLFMNGLKGIRKSSALGGGDA from the coding sequence ATGAAAAGACGAAAATTTTCCAAAAAAAATACAAATGGCGCTCAAATCTTGGAAATCTTGAATGCGGCGAGCAACCTTTTCAGCAAAAAGGGTTACGTTGAGACAACAATAGATGAGATTGCGAATCTTGCCGGAGTTACAAAAGGTGGGGTGTATTACTACTTCGATTCAAAGGCGGATATCCTTTACAGGATATGTTTAAGTTACGTAGAGGCCGACATAAAGGCGCTAGAAGAAAAGGTCGGAAGGATCCAAGACAGCGAAAAAAAACTTAAGTATATAGTGGATCTCCATATAGGCCACTACGCAAAGCAAAAAAACTACGCTAAAACACTCCTACACGAATCGTATAATTTGCCCAGGAAGTACCTTGCCGATATAAAGGCAAAAGAGAGGAGATATTATGAGATGGTTCTAGAGATTGTCAGCGATCTAGTCGGTGAAGGGACAAAAAAAGAAGTCGCCGTAGCTTTGACTTTCAGTCTTTTTGCCATGATGAACTGGATCTACAAGTGGTACGATCCTAAAGGACCGTTAAAACCAGAAGAGCTTTCAGCGATTGTGTTTAATCTTTTCATGAATGGCCTAAAGGGCATAAGAAAGAGCAGTGCTTTAGGAGGGGGGGATGCCTGA
- a CDS encoding acyl-CoA mutase large subunit family protein produces the protein MPDKFVTTYDHTVGERLPHFRSLSGIEYKRIYDEKCWNKKLPDAGEYPFTRGIYKDMYRSRLWTRRQQSGFGTPEESNELLKFLFKMGQTGINIDSDIASKLGLDPDYPLAQADVGLQGTSMCTYEDMTVLFKDIPIDRISTTLIFPPPSSAVMMAQYLLMAEERGIPAYQLQGTIMNCPFTQLVGPTYQANTAFFPIDVALEIGLDLVEYLLKVAPRWNVLNVNSRNIRECGVDAVWEAAFGISLGMDYVRRLIRRGLHVDSFAQRIGFFCAVHMDLFEEVAKFRAMRRIWARVMKEIFGAKSEKSMQFRCAVQTSSLTFTAQEPLNNIVRASIQTLAAILSGVQSIHTTCYDEAYCLPTEKAQKLALRTQEILAYETGCAKVVDPLGGSYFLEALTDELEEKIWELVKDIEKRGGFIECFKSGFVENVLNEARYRFAEQIESGELPIVGLNIFRDEEANTDIEIFTQRPDMQRQRIEYAINYKNKKGRDSAFRALKDLYLATKRVPRENLVLPIMEATRQRATLQEICDAMRDALGFEIPH, from the coding sequence ATGCCTGATAAGTTCGTAACCACGTATGATCACACAGTTGGTGAGAGACTTCCCCATTTTAGATCCCTATCTGGAATCGAGTACAAAAGAATCTACGATGAGAAATGCTGGAACAAGAAGCTTCCAGATGCAGGCGAGTACCCGTTCACAAGGGGAATTTACAAGGACATGTACAGGAGTAGGCTTTGGACGCGAAGGCAGCAAAGTGGATTTGGAACTCCAGAAGAGAGTAACGAACTACTTAAGTTCCTATTCAAAATGGGGCAGACTGGAATAAACATAGACTCAGATATAGCTTCAAAACTCGGTCTAGACCCAGACTATCCTTTGGCCCAGGCGGATGTAGGTCTCCAGGGTACTTCAATGTGTACTTATGAAGATATGACCGTCCTTTTCAAGGATATACCGATCGATAGGATAAGTACAACCCTTATTTTTCCGCCCCCATCTTCCGCTGTTATGATGGCTCAGTACCTACTTATGGCCGAAGAAAGGGGCATCCCTGCATATCAACTCCAGGGCACGATAATGAACTGTCCTTTCACACAGCTTGTTGGGCCGACCTATCAAGCCAACACGGCTTTTTTTCCGATAGATGTCGCTTTGGAGATAGGACTTGACCTTGTGGAGTATCTTTTAAAGGTAGCTCCCAGATGGAATGTGCTCAACGTAAACTCAAGGAACATAAGGGAATGCGGTGTAGATGCAGTGTGGGAGGCCGCATTCGGTATTTCCTTAGGCATGGATTACGTAAGAAGGCTTATAAGGAGGGGGCTCCATGTGGATAGTTTTGCGCAAAGGATAGGGTTTTTCTGCGCCGTCCATATGGATCTTTTTGAAGAAGTTGCCAAGTTTAGGGCCATGAGGCGGATATGGGCTAGAGTTATGAAGGAGATTTTTGGTGCAAAAAGTGAAAAAAGCATGCAATTTAGATGTGCAGTTCAAACGTCCTCTCTCACTTTTACAGCACAAGAACCATTGAACAATATAGTGAGAGCTTCTATTCAGACACTTGCCGCGATTCTAAGCGGGGTTCAATCGATTCATACAACATGCTACGACGAGGCCTACTGCTTACCGACAGAAAAAGCCCAAAAACTGGCACTTAGAACTCAGGAGATCTTAGCTTACGAAACAGGATGTGCGAAAGTTGTTGATCCTTTGGGTGGCTCATATTTTTTAGAGGCCTTAACTGATGAGTTGGAGGAAAAAATTTGGGAACTTGTAAAAGATATCGAAAAAAGAGGAGGGTTTATAGAATGTTTTAAAAGTGGTTTTGTCGAAAACGTCCTAAATGAAGCAAGGTACAGATTCGCTGAGCAGATTGAAAGTGGGGAGCTTCCAATTGTGGGCCTAAACATATTTAGGGATGAAGAGGCTAATACAGACATCGAGATATTCACCCAAAGACCTGACATGCAGAGACAGAGGATAGAATATGCGATAAACTACAAAAATAAAAAAGGCAGAGATTCAGCATTTAGGGCTCTTAAAGATTTGTATCTGGCAACAAAAAGGGTACCAAGAGAAAACCTTGTCTTACCTATTATGGAGGCTACTAGACAAAGGGCGACCTTGCAAGAGATATGCGATGCCATGAGAGATGCTTTAGGATTCGAAATTCCGCATTAA